The proteins below are encoded in one region of Alistipes communis:
- a CDS encoding RagB/SusD family nutrient uptake outer membrane protein, with amino-acid sequence MLKKIIYLIVSGGLLLSGCSLDYEPLNGPSSGSFPASEEEAMAGLYAAYKGLANMTVKETPFPMRINDCISDIGTYRTGAGNQIKAMSSTLTADNTMCEKVYKTVYKIAGRVHLVLDNLDRLRGVIPEDRFNQIKAELLCIRAYYYDLGCQFYGDIPFIDHQLDLDDYSDYPRIPREQVTARLLQDLDDDLLDYLPVQWNPGTFGTTRIGRVAAYALKARIALNWGLWEEAARCSKIATTLAEGVYDLEPLDCTYYATHADGEPSAANLFGFAGQTSREWLWAIQYNRLINYTSATYYEAPRIHGGCSWLGPSQAMIDTFQCTDGKPITESPLYDWQNPWANRDPRLDLFCLRPDTRLWGVQYDTDVRVEKVKDYNQSTAGKEVLISNADAVGNKSEYAANGSKGPGGYLWRKYSDKGMMGLVNGTKTEDDINAGIIRFAELLLIEAEANIEWDGGDLAIAEANINRVRARVNMPPVTDRSREGLRKALRYERKAELCNEGFRWFDIRRWKIASKAVNGPMYAPGYSTVQNPGNYISNVKPSFDDDWVVTYDLSDTWDGKTGNLRVFQTMVFNPEKDYLWPIPYTELVTNPAIGVENQNPGY; translated from the coding sequence ATGTTAAAGAAAATAATCTATCTGATCGTATCGGGCGGCCTGCTGCTGTCGGGCTGCTCGCTGGATTACGAACCGCTCAACGGCCCCTCTTCGGGATCGTTCCCCGCGAGCGAGGAGGAGGCGATGGCAGGGCTCTACGCCGCCTACAAGGGGTTGGCGAACATGACGGTCAAGGAGACCCCCTTCCCCATGCGGATCAACGACTGCATCAGCGACATCGGCACCTACCGTACGGGTGCGGGCAATCAGATCAAGGCGATGAGCTCGACGCTGACGGCCGACAACACGATGTGCGAGAAGGTATACAAGACGGTCTACAAAATCGCCGGCCGCGTGCATCTGGTGCTGGACAATCTGGACAGACTGCGGGGCGTCATCCCCGAAGATAGGTTCAACCAGATCAAAGCCGAACTGCTCTGTATCCGCGCCTATTACTACGATTTGGGGTGCCAGTTCTACGGCGACATCCCCTTCATCGACCACCAGCTCGATCTGGACGATTACTCCGACTATCCGCGTATCCCGCGCGAGCAGGTGACCGCGCGGCTGTTGCAGGATCTCGACGACGACCTGCTCGATTACCTGCCCGTGCAGTGGAATCCGGGCACCTTCGGTACGACGCGCATCGGCCGTGTGGCCGCCTACGCCCTCAAAGCGCGCATCGCGCTGAACTGGGGGTTGTGGGAGGAGGCCGCACGCTGTTCGAAGATCGCCACGACGCTCGCCGAGGGCGTCTACGATCTCGAACCGCTCGACTGCACCTACTACGCTACCCACGCCGACGGCGAACCTTCGGCGGCCAATCTGTTCGGATTCGCCGGCCAGACCAGCCGCGAATGGTTGTGGGCGATTCAGTATAACCGTCTGATCAACTACACGTCTGCCACCTACTATGAAGCGCCTCGTATCCACGGCGGTTGCAGCTGGCTCGGCCCGTCGCAGGCGATGATCGACACCTTCCAGTGCACCGACGGCAAGCCGATCACCGAATCGCCGCTCTACGACTGGCAGAATCCGTGGGCGAACCGCGATCCGCGTCTCGATCTGTTCTGTCTGCGTCCCGACACCCGCCTGTGGGGAGTCCAGTACGACACCGACGTGCGTGTCGAAAAGGTGAAGGACTACAACCAGTCGACGGCGGGCAAAGAGGTGCTCATCAGCAACGCCGACGCCGTGGGCAACAAGAGCGAGTATGCGGCCAACGGCAGCAAGGGGCCCGGCGGTTATCTGTGGCGCAAGTACTCCGACAAGGGGATGATGGGACTGGTCAACGGTACGAAGACGGAGGACGACATCAATGCGGGAATCATCCGTTTCGCCGAACTGCTGCTCATCGAGGCCGAGGCCAACATCGAGTGGGACGGCGGCGATCTGGCGATCGCCGAGGCGAACATCAACCGGGTGCGCGCCCGTGTGAACATGCCTCCCGTGACCGACCGTTCGCGCGAGGGCTTGCGCAAGGCGCTGCGCTACGAGCGCAAGGCCGAACTGTGCAACGAAGGGTTCCGCTGGTTCGACATCCGCCGCTGGAAGATCGCTTCCAAGGCGGTCAACGGCCCGATGTACGCTCCGGGGTATTCGACGGTGCAGAATCCGGGAAACTACATCTCCAACGTCAAGCCTTCGTTCGATGACGACTGGGTGGTGACTTACGATCTTTCCGATACGTGGGACGGCAAGACGGGCAATCTGCGCGTGTTCCAGACGATGGTCTTCAATCCCGAAAAGGATTACCTCTGGCCGATCCCCTACACCGAGCTGGTGACGAATCCGGCGATCGGCGTCGAAAACCAGAATCCCGGTTATTGA
- a CDS encoding SusC/RagA family TonB-linked outer membrane protein, with amino-acid sequence MNKIKHIIVRSVLVVLLVAVGGGNLYAQKSQLSGTVSDAENIPLVGASIIVEGTHVGTTTDADGAFRLPAAPGQRLTVSYLGYKSKTVTVGSRTSLDIILESDNSLINEVVVVGYDTQKKVNLTGSVASVSAEDLANRPIVSSSTALQGIAPGVTVTTQSGAPGGDGGMIRVRGIGTFGGSSAAPLVLIDGVEGSLDAVDATQIDQISVLKDAASSAIYGSRAANGVILVTTKRGKKGQTSVTYRGYVGWQSPTDTPETVSAEEYMILSRETSFNDGKESIYTDDYIARYRENNRIDPDNYPLTDWQDQILTGSGFTHNHNLSLTASTERVRVMTSFGYLDQKGIIKRTDYQRYNVRNNMNIDFSDKLSMRFDVSFVNGDRRRIPQQNTLFNYMNTRDPLILSRWSTGYWAGLSGGSTNVLPTLEGEGGNVKNNTIRLNGAVTLTFKPVKWLTLEGMVAPRYVTTNNHTFVKKMKFYSDAFGTVSNSSNVAFNYLDESANRSFYGNYQFTAALQHTFAQNHNFKLLLGASRETYDNKTLSAHREDFAYPDYEVIGAGADNETKDNGGGHAQWALQSFFGRLNYNFKERYLFEANVRFDGSSRFAKGNRWGIFPSFSGAWRLTEEPFMQDVRRTLSEFKIRASYGQLGNQNIGSNYPTIQQLDVSSISVNDVITPIVTQTTLANPDITWESTEMYDVGIDATLFDKLSVTADWYYKKTHDILLTLDIPSIIGLGAPYQNAGTVRNVGWEVAVGYHNKWRDFSFGVEANLSDVVNKIIDMKGTTGGSGAIRNQEGSAINSIYGLKCVGMARTQEEADWVNENCPQYGVTTKPGDLIYADMDDSGTIDDKDMTIIGSTVPRYTYGVNLSFGWKGLNLSAFFQGVGKVDGYLSSYYVQPCQQGGTFRKEHLDRWNETNPNGKYPRLTMTDANNWKQSSFWMRSAAYCRLKNIQLSYTLPRTWLKKLRMKSAMVFVNAQNLFTITDFYQGFDPEVAYSGSGDGVELGAVAYNYPQVKVVTMGVELKF; translated from the coding sequence ATGAATAAAATCAAGCATATAATCGTCCGTAGCGTACTCGTCGTCCTGCTCGTAGCAGTAGGGGGGGGGAATTTGTACGCGCAGAAATCGCAGCTTAGCGGTACTGTAAGCGATGCGGAGAATATCCCGCTCGTAGGCGCCTCGATCATCGTCGAGGGAACGCATGTCGGTACTACGACCGACGCCGACGGAGCCTTCCGCCTTCCTGCCGCTCCGGGGCAGCGACTCACCGTCTCCTATCTGGGTTACAAGTCCAAAACCGTAACCGTCGGCAGCAGGACCTCGCTGGACATCATACTCGAAAGCGACAATTCACTCATCAACGAAGTCGTGGTCGTCGGCTACGACACGCAGAAAAAGGTCAATCTGACCGGTTCCGTCGCGTCGGTCTCGGCCGAAGACCTCGCCAACCGTCCCATCGTATCCTCGTCGACCGCTCTCCAAGGCATCGCCCCCGGCGTGACCGTTACCACGCAGAGCGGAGCTCCGGGCGGCGACGGCGGCATGATCCGCGTGCGCGGTATCGGAACCTTCGGCGGTTCGAGCGCCGCGCCGCTGGTGCTCATCGACGGGGTGGAGGGCAGCCTCGATGCCGTCGACGCCACGCAGATCGACCAGATTTCGGTGTTGAAGGACGCCGCCTCGTCGGCCATCTACGGTTCGCGTGCGGCCAACGGCGTCATCCTCGTGACGACCAAGCGCGGCAAGAAGGGGCAGACGTCGGTCACCTACCGCGGTTACGTCGGCTGGCAGTCGCCCACCGACACGCCCGAAACGGTCAGCGCTGAGGAGTACATGATCCTCAGCCGCGAAACGTCGTTCAACGACGGCAAGGAGTCGATCTATACCGACGACTACATCGCCCGCTACCGCGAGAACAACCGCATCGATCCCGACAACTATCCGCTCACCGACTGGCAGGATCAGATTCTCACCGGATCGGGATTCACCCACAACCACAATCTCTCGCTGACGGCCAGCACCGAACGCGTGCGCGTCATGACCTCGTTCGGCTACCTCGACCAGAAGGGCATCATCAAGCGCACCGACTACCAGCGGTACAACGTGCGCAACAACATGAACATCGACTTCTCGGACAAGCTCTCGATGCGCTTCGACGTTTCGTTCGTCAACGGCGACCGCCGCCGCATCCCGCAGCAGAATACGCTGTTCAACTACATGAACACGCGCGACCCGCTGATCCTGTCGCGCTGGTCGACGGGCTACTGGGCCGGTCTGTCGGGCGGCAGCACCAACGTCCTGCCGACGCTCGAAGGCGAGGGAGGCAACGTGAAGAACAACACGATCCGCCTGAACGGAGCCGTGACGCTCACCTTCAAGCCCGTCAAGTGGCTGACGCTCGAAGGCATGGTCGCCCCGCGCTACGTGACGACCAACAACCATACCTTCGTCAAGAAGATGAAATTCTACTCCGATGCTTTCGGCACGGTGTCGAACAGCTCCAACGTCGCGTTCAACTACCTCGACGAGTCGGCTAACCGCTCGTTCTACGGCAACTACCAGTTCACGGCCGCCTTGCAGCATACCTTCGCGCAGAACCACAATTTCAAACTGTTGCTGGGCGCTTCGCGCGAGACCTACGACAACAAGACCCTTTCGGCGCACCGCGAGGACTTCGCCTATCCCGATTACGAGGTGATCGGCGCCGGCGCCGACAACGAGACGAAGGACAACGGCGGCGGTCATGCGCAGTGGGCGTTGCAGTCCTTCTTCGGCCGTCTGAACTACAACTTCAAGGAGCGTTACCTTTTCGAGGCGAACGTCCGTTTCGACGGTTCGTCGCGTTTCGCCAAGGGGAATCGCTGGGGTATCTTCCCCTCGTTCTCCGGAGCGTGGCGTCTGACCGAGGAGCCTTTCATGCAGGATGTACGCCGGACGCTGAGCGAATTCAAGATCCGCGCCTCCTACGGCCAGTTGGGCAACCAGAACATCGGCTCGAACTATCCCACGATCCAACAGCTGGACGTCAGCTCGATTTCGGTCAACGACGTCATCACCCCGATCGTCACGCAGACGACGCTGGCCAATCCCGACATTACCTGGGAATCGACCGAAATGTACGACGTGGGTATCGACGCCACGCTTTTCGACAAGCTGAGCGTCACGGCCGACTGGTATTACAAGAAGACCCACGATATTCTGCTTACGCTCGATATCCCGTCGATCATCGGTCTCGGCGCCCCCTATCAGAATGCCGGAACGGTGCGCAACGTGGGTTGGGAGGTCGCCGTCGGGTATCATAACAAGTGGCGCGATTTCTCGTTCGGCGTCGAGGCCAACCTGTCGGACGTGGTCAACAAGATCATCGACATGAAGGGCACCACGGGCGGCAGCGGCGCGATCCGCAATCAGGAGGGATCGGCCATCAACTCGATCTACGGGCTCAAATGCGTGGGAATGGCCCGCACGCAGGAGGAGGCCGACTGGGTGAACGAGAACTGTCCGCAGTACGGCGTGACGACCAAGCCCGGCGATCTGATCTATGCCGATATGGATGACAGCGGTACGATCGACGACAAGGACATGACGATCATCGGCAGCACGGTGCCGCGCTATACCTACGGCGTGAATCTCAGCTTCGGATGGAAAGGACTGAATCTGAGTGCCTTCTTCCAGGGTGTCGGCAAGGTCGACGGTTATCTGAGCTCCTATTACGTGCAGCCCTGCCAGCAGGGCGGAACCTTCCGCAAGGAGCATCTCGACCGCTGGAACGAGACGAATCCCAACGGCAAGTATCCCCGTCTGACGATGACCGACGCCAACAACTGGAAGCAGTCGTCGTTCTGGATGCGCAGCGCGGCCTATTGCCGTCTGAAAAATATCCAGCTGAGCTATACGCTTCCCAGAACATGGCTGAAAAAGCTGCGCATGAAGTCGGCGATGGTCTTCGTCAATGCGCAGAACCTCTTCACGATCACCGATTTCTATCAGGGCTTCGATCCCGAGGTGGCCTATTCGGGATCGGGCGACGGCGTGGAACTGGGCGCCGTGGCCTACAACTATCCGCAGGTGAAAGTAGTTACGATGGGTGTCGAACTGAAATTCTAA